From a region of the Paenibacillus lutimineralis genome:
- a CDS encoding putative polysaccharide biosynthesis protein — MKSGNNNVSSQLLKGAAVLSLAAIITKLLGTLQKIPLQNIGGDGVFGIYNTVYPFYTILLTLATAGFPTAVSKFVAERHAEGDERGKQAVLRLATIMMIVLGLAGSALMYFGAPLLALLIGSSQLVPALRSAAPALLFIPLSASLRGYFQGLQNMIPTAVSQVTEQAVRVVAMIVFLLYLSSVGAVESVIAGGALSGSAFGGAAGLLVMLMYWVSYRRKLGTEFVQDGGARAGANRIKGDAGKGIALVVPGDPGERGRALLSSLLRYAIPICLASLAVPLISLVDTFTLPRLLSAHGDELAIMSAVGVYNRGIPLVQLVTMLASSLSVLFIPVLAEMNVRGDSAGIRRQLTLALRWFWLIGLASSAGLALLAEPINVMLYQDGTGSGTMAWIAWTAAPGALVTVTAALLQGLGFVRAPALHLLLAAALKIALNAALVPQLGITGAAIAGIVAYAVAAALNLALLLRRTGLRPHAHAALLRPAGAVLALAAVVLLLRLAAAPLPQSRLIAALVSLLGVLLGAAVFAVAVLRTRLLTAAEVAALPRIGPKLLRLFVRLRLIRPE; from the coding sequence ATGAAATCAGGGAATAATAACGTATCGTCGCAACTGTTAAAAGGAGCAGCGGTACTTAGTCTGGCAGCGATTATTACGAAGCTGCTGGGGACACTGCAGAAAATTCCACTGCAAAATATCGGAGGAGACGGGGTATTCGGCATTTATAATACCGTCTATCCGTTTTATACGATTCTGTTAACGCTGGCGACAGCTGGATTTCCGACGGCGGTATCGAAATTCGTGGCTGAGCGCCATGCAGAAGGAGATGAGCGAGGCAAACAGGCGGTGCTACGGCTCGCTACCATCATGATGATCGTCCTGGGATTGGCCGGCAGTGCGTTGATGTACTTTGGCGCCCCGCTCTTGGCACTCCTAATTGGCAGCAGCCAGTTGGTCCCGGCTCTGCGCAGCGCTGCTCCGGCGTTGCTCTTCATACCACTGAGCGCCTCACTTCGTGGTTATTTCCAAGGCTTGCAGAATATGATTCCGACCGCGGTATCACAAGTCACGGAACAAGCTGTGAGAGTCGTGGCTATGATTGTATTTCTGCTGTATTTAAGCAGTGTTGGAGCGGTAGAGTCGGTTATTGCTGGGGGAGCGCTGTCCGGCTCGGCATTTGGAGGCGCGGCTGGCCTGTTAGTTATGCTGATGTATTGGGTTAGCTACCGTAGAAAGCTTGGGACAGAATTCGTGCAGGATGGCGGGGCCAGAGCAGGAGCTAATCGTATCAAGGGGGATGCTGGCAAGGGAATTGCACTGGTTGTCCCAGGGGATCCAGGGGAACGGGGCAGAGCCTTGCTCTCGTCTTTGCTCCGCTATGCGATTCCAATCTGTCTTGCATCCCTGGCCGTTCCATTGATCAGTTTGGTGGACACCTTCACATTGCCGCGGCTGCTGTCCGCTCATGGAGATGAGCTAGCCATTATGTCGGCCGTCGGTGTATACAATCGCGGGATTCCCCTTGTACAATTGGTGACTATGCTGGCTTCTTCATTATCGGTGTTATTCATCCCTGTATTGGCGGAGATGAATGTTCGGGGGGATTCTGCGGGCATTAGGCGGCAGCTGACACTGGCGCTACGCTGGTTCTGGCTGATCGGGCTCGCTTCCTCGGCAGGACTTGCTCTTCTGGCCGAGCCGATCAATGTGATGCTGTATCAAGATGGGACAGGCAGTGGCACAATGGCCTGGATCGCTTGGACGGCAGCGCCGGGCGCGCTCGTTACGGTGACAGCAGCATTGCTGCAGGGGCTCGGTTTCGTCCGTGCGCCGGCGCTTCATCTGCTGTTGGCCGCAGCGCTCAAGATAGCGCTGAACGCGGCCCTGGTGCCGCAGCTGGGCATTACCGGCGCTGCCATCGCCGGTATCGTCGCCTACGCTGTCGCTGCGGCGCTCAACCTCGCGCTGCTGCTCCGGCGCACGGGGCTGCGCCCCCATGCACATGCAGCGCTGCTGCGGCCGGCCGGCGCCGTCCTGGCGCTGGCTGCGGTCGTGCTTTTGCTGCGCCTTGCTGCCGCCCCGCTACCGCAGAGCCGCCTGATCGCGGCTCTGGTCAGCCTGCTGGGCGTGCTGCTCGGTGCAGCTGTGTTCGCCGTCGCGGTCCTGCGAACACGCCTCTTGACCGCGGCGGAGGTAGCCGCCCTGCCGCGGATCGGTCCGAAGCTGCTGAGGCTGTTCGTCCGATTGCGGCTGATACGCCCAGAGTAA
- the mazG gene encoding nucleoside triphosphate pyrophosphohydrolase: protein MSGSITVMGLGSGNPEHLTLGSLRKLKEAQERYVRTKEHPVVSWLEETGVRFTSFDAVYEAKQDFPSVYAEIVERLIERANQLPEEQEIIYAVPGHPMVAEATVKLLRERCPAEQIALNIIGGESFLDVAFVRLGFDPIEGFQLLDASDISAGTFNPRLHTLIGQVYDEFTASDVKLSLMDIYPDDYEITVGHALGVEGSEQVVTVPLYELDRVSGFGNLSLVYVPANMDDALRIRTLDRLHEIVSILRSPGGCPWDREQTHQSIRKNLIEETYEVLETIDEDDPDHMREELGDLLLQIMLHSQMEEEVGTFSVFDVIQELNEKLVYRHPHVFGELSAEDAEAALRNWDAMKAEEKRRKGIEPERLSALSGVPRDLPALMKAYKLQKKAAKVGFDWEHIDAVWAKLEEEIFELREAVKMKDLSEQTLELGDVLFSVVNTARFIGVDPEEALSQTVSKFVRRFSYVEERLHEAGKTPGTSSLVEMDNLWEEAKENERR from the coding sequence ATGAGCGGAAGCATAACAGTGATGGGGCTTGGATCCGGTAATCCGGAGCATTTAACTCTGGGCAGCCTTAGGAAGCTCAAAGAAGCACAGGAGCGATATGTGCGCACGAAGGAGCATCCCGTAGTTAGCTGGCTGGAGGAGACGGGGGTCAGGTTCACTTCATTTGATGCTGTGTATGAGGCGAAGCAGGATTTCCCATCTGTATACGCAGAAATTGTAGAACGACTGATCGAGCGTGCTAACCAACTGCCTGAGGAGCAAGAGATCATCTATGCTGTTCCGGGTCATCCGATGGTCGCAGAAGCGACGGTCAAGCTGCTGCGGGAACGTTGTCCTGCTGAGCAGATTGCCTTGAATATCATCGGAGGCGAGAGCTTCCTGGATGTGGCGTTCGTAAGGCTTGGCTTCGACCCGATCGAAGGCTTCCAGCTGCTGGACGCTTCAGATATATCTGCCGGGACGTTCAATCCGCGCCTGCATACATTGATCGGCCAAGTATACGATGAATTCACAGCTTCCGATGTCAAGCTGAGTCTGATGGATATCTACCCGGACGATTATGAGATAACCGTAGGACATGCCCTCGGCGTGGAGGGAAGCGAGCAGGTCGTGACTGTTCCACTATATGAACTCGACCGTGTTTCCGGATTTGGTAATTTGTCGCTAGTATACGTACCGGCGAATATGGATGATGCCCTGCGTATCCGCACCCTAGATCGTCTGCACGAGATCGTGTCGATTCTGCGCAGTCCTGGTGGCTGCCCTTGGGACCGTGAGCAGACGCACCAGTCGATCCGCAAAAATCTGATCGAAGAAACCTATGAAGTGCTAGAGACGATCGATGAAGACGATCCGGACCATATGCGTGAGGAACTGGGTGATTTGCTGTTGCAAATTATGCTGCACTCGCAGATGGAGGAAGAGGTAGGAACCTTCTCCGTATTCGATGTAATCCAGGAGTTGAATGAGAAGCTGGTCTACCGTCATCCGCATGTGTTCGGAGAACTTAGCGCCGAGGATGCCGAGGCTGCGCTTCGGAACTGGGATGCGATGAAGGCGGAGGAGAAGCGCCGCAAAGGAATCGAGCCTGAGCGATTATCAGCATTAAGCGGTGTACCACGCGATTTACCAGCGTTGATGAAGGCATATAAGCTTCAGAAGAAGGCGGCGAAGGTCGGCTTCGACTGGGAACATATCGATGCGGTATGGGCCAAGCTGGAGGAAGAGATATTCGAGCTTCGCGAGGCTGTGAAGATGAAGGACCTGTCAGAGCAGACGCTTGAACTGGGAGATGTTCTATTCTCTGTCGTTAATACAGCAAGATTCATCGGTGTTGATCCGGAAGAAGCCTTATCGCAGACGGTCTCCAAGTTTGTCCGTCGCTTCAGCTATGTGGAGGAACGGTTACACGAAGCCGGGAAGACTCCAGGCACTAGCTCCCTTGTCGAAATGGACAATTTATGGGAGGAAGCGAAGGAGAATGAACGGAGATAA